In Bacillus sp. E(2018), a genomic segment contains:
- a CDS encoding gamma-type small acid-soluble spore protein: MDKQQKQQQQARQKQQNAQQQAGQSYGTEFASETNAQEVRQQNQQSQQGKNQQQK; the protein is encoded by the coding sequence ATGGACAAACAACAAAAACAACAACAACAAGCTCGTCAAAAGCAACAAAACGCTCAACAACAAGCTGGTCAATCTTACGGGACTGAATTTGCTAGCGAAACTAACGCTCAAGAAGTTCGCCAACAAAACCAACAGTCTCAACAAGGTAAAAACCAACAACAAAAATAA
- a CDS encoding DUF402 domain-containing protein, with protein MSFPATGSIINIQSYKHNGYLHRNWEDTVILKGTPSQVICGNDRILVTESDGRQWRTREPAICYFNAKQWFNVIGMIREDGIYYYCNLGSPFMWDKEALKYIDYDLDIKVFPDGTYILLDEDEYELHKRMMRYPSQLDTIIKKNLQELILMVTQKKGPFEPGFVEQWYERYLEFR; from the coding sequence ATGAGTTTTCCTGCAACCGGAAGTATAATCAATATTCAAAGCTATAAGCATAACGGTTATCTTCATAGAAATTGGGAAGATACGGTTATTTTGAAAGGGACTCCTAGTCAGGTGATTTGCGGTAACGACCGGATTCTTGTTACTGAATCTGACGGGCGTCAATGGCGCACGAGGGAACCGGCCATTTGCTATTTTAACGCGAAGCAATGGTTTAACGTGATCGGAATGATACGAGAAGACGGGATTTATTACTATTGCAACCTAGGCTCACCATTCATGTGGGACAAGGAAGCCTTGAAGTATATTGATTATGATCTTGATATAAAGGTATTTCCAGACGGAACTTATATCTTATTGGATGAAGATGAATATGAGCTGCACAAAAGAATGATGAGGTATCCGAGTCAGCTCGATACGATTATAAAGAAGAACCTTCAAGAATTAATCTTGATGGTCACACAAAAAAAGGGTCCGTTCGAACCTGGATTTGTGGAACAATGGTACGAAAGATATTTAGAATTCCGATAA